In the Leptotrichia sp. oral taxon 847 genome, one interval contains:
- a CDS encoding deoxyribonuclease IV: protein MFKIGSHVGMGGKDMFLGSVKEAISYGSNTFMIYTGAPQNTRRKPIEELNIEAGLKLMKENHIDIDDIVVHAPYIINLGNAIKPETFEIAVQFLRTEIERTDAIGAKRIVLHPGAHVGEGEEVGINKIIEGLNEVLTKDQKTTVALETMAGKGTECGRSFEEIAKIIDGVKLKDKLTVCFDTCHVHDAGYDIVNDFEGVIEQFDKIVGIDRISVIHLNDSKNVCGAHKDRHENLGFGNIGFEVLNKIAHFEKFSHLPKILETPYVALSDDKKAKKVPPYKFEIEMLRAGKFDKDVMEKIKNQ, encoded by the coding sequence ATGTTTAAAATAGGATCACATGTGGGAATGGGTGGAAAAGATATGTTTTTGGGTTCTGTGAAAGAAGCAATTTCTTACGGCTCAAATACATTTATGATTTATACTGGAGCTCCGCAAAATACTCGAAGAAAACCAATTGAAGAACTGAATATTGAAGCAGGGCTTAAACTTATGAAGGAGAATCATATTGACATTGATGATATTGTTGTGCATGCTCCTTACATAATTAATCTAGGGAATGCGATAAAGCCTGAAACATTTGAGATTGCAGTGCAGTTTTTGAGAACAGAGATTGAAAGGACAGATGCTATTGGAGCAAAAAGAATTGTTCTTCATCCAGGTGCTCATGTTGGGGAAGGTGAGGAAGTTGGGATTAATAAGATTATTGAAGGATTGAATGAAGTTTTGACAAAAGATCAGAAAACGACTGTAGCACTTGAGACGATGGCTGGAAAAGGTACAGAATGTGGAAGAAGTTTTGAAGAAATTGCAAAAATTATTGATGGTGTGAAATTAAAGGATAAACTGACAGTATGTTTTGATACTTGCCATGTTCATGATGCTGGTTATGATATTGTGAATGATTTTGAGGGAGTTATTGAACAGTTTGACAAAATTGTCGGAATTGACAGAATTTCAGTAATTCACTTAAATGATAGTAAGAATGTGTGTGGTGCGCATAAAGATAGACACGAAAATTTGGGATTTGGAAACATTGGCTTTGAAGTGTTAAATAAAATTGCACATTTTGAAAAATTTTCTCATTTGCCAAAAATTCTAGAAACGCCTTATGTGGCTTTGAGCGATGATAAAAAGGCTAAGAAAGTTCCGCCGTATAAATTTGAGATTGAGATGCTTAGAGCTGGAAAGTTTGACAAAGATGTGATGGAGAAAATAAAAAATCAGTAA
- a CDS encoding YciI family protein has translation MSMFVVISTYKKSLDEIDKKREEHLAYVKNFILSGKFLAVGRKNPVNGAVIIAHNVTKNELEKIFRNDPYYLNGLAEYSITEFNPASFAKGIKETLKNLEK, from the coding sequence ATGAGTATGTTTGTTGTTATTTCAACTTATAAAAAAAGTTTGGACGAAATTGACAAAAAAAGAGAAGAACACTTAGCCTATGTTAAAAATTTTATTCTTTCTGGAAAATTTTTGGCTGTAGGAAGAAAAAATCCAGTAAACGGTGCTGTTATTATAGCTCACAATGTTACAAAAAATGAATTGGAAAAAATTTTTAGAAATGATCCATATTATTTAAATGGATTAGCAGAATATTCAATAACAGAATTTAATCCCGCATCTTTTGCAAAAGGTATTAAAGAAACTTTAAAAAATTTGGAGAAATAA
- a CDS encoding tetratricopeptide repeat protein — protein MGIFDFFNKAEEKKHNSEEEKNEAATSKKKFVDEFKITRDTSELEEVSYYDNFGKEMKMKKKEWIQKKLEPAIKKNWNNVENLHPVIIDAFSKNLYNEVKEAVFRFYAKDHNFERKLNLLGTFYIKTGTPEQAIELYERNLNSENITESLCISYAEALEMEEKYSEAEKKYLDALEKNPNSAVAFKKYFDIVKKRSNLEYESKLEKLSSIKGNWRAKVMEAVVFFKHGDKEMGNFYLTAALKESSYNSEIMSLTSSIYILNEMYEEFEKYVLPYYVPEKHGVQTTLNVLEYYCAKKIYNKGLELCKFVSKYPWIEYCKKFMKLEEKFLKLKIRLESKNKNEKNNLLPKNKFFSTNKPLWYYEFNKPEFLLNQSKRVKPNILILTLTSIGEKSELAENLAVSLPLYLNENLHYKTNLNYQVAIAYRKEDLFVSKTRYSVDYMKKIRESNTNLNYVLAGNISKIKNVEKYEITIYLYDVFNEQKLLLVNKVYDDKNLFQVQNDLLKEINKFFDRNMSIKYEKDMGNLVLFSQKMKFLLEPKEYKKHQSWRYKKLLSDQIDVVLEDRKNDLKKINLLSLLYEVKKTNSQLLKEQKPLLYSMNIEGIFETQTLKVLAPIIFNIFDDEENFVANLEALNITDSTYVEWVKRFIEKES, from the coding sequence ATGGGGATTTTTGATTTTTTTAATAAAGCTGAAGAAAAAAAACATAACTCCGAAGAAGAAAAAAATGAAGCTGCAACCAGCAAAAAAAAGTTTGTCGATGAATTTAAAATAACTAGAGATACTAGTGAATTAGAAGAAGTTTCATATTATGACAACTTCGGTAAAGAAATGAAAATGAAAAAGAAAGAATGGATACAAAAAAAATTAGAGCCTGCGATAAAGAAGAACTGGAATAATGTAGAAAATTTACATCCAGTAATTATAGATGCTTTTTCAAAAAATTTATACAACGAAGTAAAAGAAGCCGTTTTCAGGTTTTATGCCAAAGACCATAATTTTGAGAGAAAGTTAAATTTGTTGGGGACTTTTTATATTAAAACAGGTACTCCAGAGCAGGCAATAGAGCTTTATGAAAGAAACTTAAACAGTGAAAATATAACTGAATCACTTTGTATTTCTTATGCTGAAGCGTTGGAAATGGAAGAAAAATATTCAGAAGCAGAAAAAAAATATTTAGATGCACTGGAAAAAAATCCAAATTCAGCAGTAGCATTTAAAAAATATTTTGATATTGTAAAAAAAAGAAGTAATTTAGAATATGAGAGCAAATTGGAAAAATTATCTTCGATAAAGGGAAATTGGCGTGCCAAAGTTATGGAAGCGGTAGTTTTTTTTAAACACGGAGATAAAGAAATGGGAAATTTTTATTTAACGGCAGCGTTAAAAGAATCCAGTTATAATTCTGAAATAATGAGCCTTACTTCAAGTATTTATATTTTAAATGAGATGTACGAAGAATTTGAAAAATATGTTTTGCCATATTATGTTCCTGAAAAACATGGGGTACAGACGACCTTGAATGTGTTAGAATACTACTGTGCTAAAAAAATATATAATAAAGGATTGGAACTTTGTAAGTTTGTATCAAAATATCCTTGGATTGAATATTGTAAAAAGTTTATGAAGTTGGAAGAAAAATTTTTAAAATTAAAAATTAGATTGGAAAGTAAAAATAAAAACGAAAAAAATAATTTACTTCCAAAAAATAAATTCTTTTCAACAAATAAACCACTTTGGTATTATGAGTTTAATAAACCAGAATTTTTATTGAATCAAAGTAAAAGAGTGAAACCGAATATTTTAATTTTGACGCTTACTTCAATTGGTGAAAAATCCGAGTTAGCGGAAAATTTGGCAGTTTCTTTGCCACTTTATTTAAACGAGAATTTACATTATAAGACAAATTTGAATTATCAAGTGGCGATCGCTTATCGTAAAGAAGATTTATTTGTTTCGAAAACGAGATACAGCGTTGATTATATGAAAAAAATACGAGAATCAAACACAAATTTGAACTATGTTTTAGCAGGAAATATTTCAAAAATTAAAAATGTTGAAAAATATGAAATAACAATTTATTTGTACGATGTTTTTAATGAACAAAAACTGTTGCTTGTAAATAAAGTGTATGATGATAAAAATCTTTTTCAAGTGCAAAATGATCTGCTAAAAGAAATAAACAAATTTTTTGATAGAAATATGTCGATAAAATATGAAAAAGATATGGGAAATCTAGTTTTATTTTCTCAAAAGATGAAATTTTTGTTAGAGCCGAAAGAGTACAAAAAACATCAATCTTGGCGTTACAAAAAACTCCTTTCAGACCAGATTGATGTAGTTTTGGAAGATAGAAAAAATGATTTAAAAAAAATAAATTTATTGTCATTGTTATATGAAGTAAAAAAAACGAACAGTCAGTTATTAAAAGAGCAAAAGCCTTTACTTTACAGTATGAATATCGAAGGAATATTTGAAACCCAGACATTAAAAGTTTTGGCGCCAATTATTTTTAATATTTTTGACGATGAAGAAAATTTTGTGGCTAATTTGGAAGCGTTAAACATTACTGATTCCACTTACGTCGAATGGGTCAAAAGATTTATTGAAAAAGAAAGTTAG
- a CDS encoding MATE family efflux transporter yields the protein MLFSKQSSEERRDMILNGNILKTLLFLSIPTLMVGIIQALIPLSDGLFLNNLGGVLVASSVSFSQPILNIMIALSQGLGVAAMAMIGNLYGRGIIRAVKETSLQIFVFSFLVGLGLIPVCIILAFFIAEYTTPEIKSNVFIYISLYSLVIPFNFLASIYNAAKNSIGRPEVPLIRVFILLILKIIFNTIFLYFFKLKIVGAVIATLCSYVIVTIWMYHDLFIKKSDMRLEIKNYKFIPPIVKKLLRIGFPSMISYMLIQLGFFLINTEVEKYGAISLNAQGIAANINSICFILPSSIGTTVTSMVSMNMGIDNIKKSKNIFYYGIATSIVIAILIISLVLPLDETLTLSFTREKAVLDIANKALNIYTYSVISFGIFCVCQGVFIALGRTKVPMFMSILRIWFFRYLFILFTKSFLGVYSVFWGNLFSNMCAGILFFILVLKLDWSKKYV from the coding sequence ATGTTATTTTCAAAACAATCGTCAGAAGAACGCCGTGATATGATTTTAAATGGGAATATTTTAAAAACACTTTTATTTTTATCCATCCCAACTCTTATGGTTGGAATAATACAAGCATTAATTCCACTTTCAGACGGACTTTTTTTAAATAATTTAGGCGGTGTACTTGTTGCAAGTTCAGTTTCTTTTAGTCAGCCTATTTTAAATATAATGATAGCACTCTCACAAGGACTCGGTGTCGCCGCAATGGCGATGATTGGAAATCTTTATGGACGTGGAATTATTCGTGCTGTAAAAGAGACATCACTTCAAATTTTTGTATTCAGCTTTTTGGTTGGACTAGGACTAATTCCAGTTTGTATAATTTTGGCTTTTTTTATTGCCGAATATACAACTCCAGAAATAAAAAGCAACGTGTTTATCTATATTTCGCTTTATTCTTTAGTTATTCCATTTAATTTTTTAGCTTCAATTTATAACGCAGCAAAAAATTCAATTGGACGTCCAGAAGTTCCGCTTATAAGAGTTTTTATCCTACTTATATTAAAAATTATTTTTAACACAATTTTTCTATATTTTTTTAAACTAAAAATAGTTGGCGCTGTAATTGCAACACTTTGTTCCTACGTTATTGTAACAATTTGGATGTATCACGATTTATTTATAAAAAAAAGCGATATGCGTCTGGAAATAAAAAATTATAAATTTATTCCTCCCATCGTAAAAAAACTACTTCGAATAGGTTTTCCATCAATGATAAGTTATATGTTAATTCAATTAGGATTTTTCTTAATAAATACAGAAGTGGAAAAATATGGTGCAATATCTTTAAACGCGCAAGGAATTGCAGCAAATATAAATTCAATTTGCTTTATATTGCCATCTTCCATTGGAACAACTGTAACAAGTATGGTAAGTATGAATATGGGAATTGATAACATAAAAAAATCAAAAAACATTTTTTACTACGGAATAGCAACAAGTATAGTCATAGCAATTTTAATAATATCTTTGGTTCTTCCTTTAGATGAAACATTAACACTGTCCTTCACAAGAGAAAAAGCAGTTTTAGATATTGCAAATAAAGCCTTAAATATTTATACGTATTCTGTAATAAGTTTTGGAATTTTCTGTGTCTGTCAAGGAGTTTTTATAGCACTTGGCCGAACAAAAGTACCGATGTTTATGTCAATTTTAAGAATTTGGTTTTTTAGATATTTGTTCATACTTTTTACAAAATCGTTTTTAGGAGTCTACTCTGTTTTTTGGGGAAATTTATTTTCAAATATGTGTGCCGGAATTCTATTTTTCATTTTAGTTTTAAAGCTAGATTGGTCTAAAAAATATGTTTAA